The following DNA comes from Tepidanaerobacter syntrophicus.
CTGCCAGTCGATCGGCATATAGTTTTGTAAGCATTGAAACTCCCGCTTTAGAAATGCAGTATTCTCCTCTATTTGTAGAAGAAACCGTCGCAGAGCAGGAAGATATATTTACAATTATGCCTCTTTTGGATTCTACTATGTCTTGCTTTATCATCTGTTTTGCCACAAGCTGTGTCATAAACATAGTGCCCTTTGTATTTATTCCCACAACCCTGTCAAAGCTTTCTTCAGTCATCTCAAGAAGATCTCGGCGCACAGCAGGAGCCACGCCGGCATTGTTTACCAACACATCTATCCTTCCAAATTTTGAAACGGTTTCCTCTACACATCTTTGCCTGTCTTGGGGGCTGTCAATTCCGCCTTGAATATAAAGATAGTTAATGCCTTCCGCTAAAAGAATGTCAAGATTTGACTTATATGCCTCTTTGGGGCTTCTGCCCAGTATCACAACATCATATCCGTCTTTGCCCAGCTGATGGGCTATTGCAAAACCTATTCCACGGCCTCCGCCTGTAACAATCGCTGTTTTTGCCATACGCATACTCCTTTTGAATAAATTTATGGATTTAAAACAATCTTTATTGAATTTGAGTTTCTGTCCAGTGCTGTTTCAAGGGCCTGCTGTAAGTCTTCCAACTTGAATTTATGTGTTATGAGGCTTTTAAGGTCAATTTGCTGCGACATTTCAAGAGCTACCGGGAAATCCCAGCAATAGCCTTGAGACCCCTGGACTTTTATTTCGTGAGTTATGAAGCGGGATGCAGGAATGGTTATGTTTGGGTTTTCAAATATGCCGACAACTGTTGCAAGACCGTTTTTCCTAAGAGACATAAGGGCTTGATTAAATGTTGTTTCAAGACCTACACATTCAAAGGCCTTATCTATCCCGATTCCCGATGTTAAATCCTTCACGGCCTCTAATACATCTTCCCTGCCTGAATTTATGACATTTGTCGCTCCAAGTTTTAGAGCCATTTCCAAACGGCTTTTGGAAAGATCGGCAACTGTCACGCCGGTAGCTCCGTTTTTCCTGCAAAGGGCCGCAACCATCAATCCTATGGCTCCGGCACCGATTACAAGCACCTTTTCGCCCAGCTTTATATCCGCCCTGCGCACTGCGTGAACTGCAACGGATAATGGCTCTATCAATGCTCCTTCGTCATAGGAAAGATTTGGAGGCAATTTGTAGACGAAGGGTTCCCGAACCGTAATATAGTTTGCCATGGCTCCGTCTCCCATGCGGTAGGTAAAGCTGAGGTTTTCGCAGTAGCCGTAATTTCCCGTTCTGCAGGCAGCGCACTTTCCACATACAACTACAGGTTCTACTGTTACTTTGTCTCCAACTTTAATATTTTCCACATCTTCCCCTACGGCTATTACATCTCCTGAAAACTCGTGCCCTATAGTAACAGGCAGCGGCACAGTAGGGTGTTTGCCTTTAAATATATGCAGGTCGCTGCCGCAAATAGCGCTT
Coding sequences within:
- a CDS encoding zinc-dependent alcohol dehydrogenase, whose amino-acid sequence is MEQLINKIGRVVEPGKVDFITRSVEEPKGDKVLIKIVSSAICGSDLHIFKGKHPTVPLPVTIGHEFSGDVIAVGEDVENIKVGDKVTVEPVVVCGKCAACRTGNYGYCENLSFTYRMGDGAMANYITVREPFVYKLPPNLSYDEGALIEPLSVAVHAVRRADIKLGEKVLVIGAGAIGLMVAALCRKNGATGVTVADLSKSRLEMALKLGATNVINSGREDVLEAVKDLTSGIGIDKAFECVGLETTFNQALMSLRKNGLATVVGIFENPNITIPASRFITHEIKVQGSQGYCWDFPVALEMSQQIDLKSLITHKFKLEDLQQALETALDRNSNSIKIVLNP
- a CDS encoding 3-ketoacyl-ACP reductase, which produces MAKTAIVTGGGRGIGFAIAHQLGKDGYDVVILGRSPKEAYKSNLDILLAEGINYLYIQGGIDSPQDRQRCVEETVSKFGRIDVLVNNAGVAPAVRRDLLEMTEESFDRVVGINTKGTMFMTQLVAKQMIKQDIVESKRGIIVNISSCSATVSSTNRGEYCISKAGVSMLTKLYADRLADEAVFVYEVRPGVIATEMTAQAKEKYDKLIEQGLFPIKRWGLPEDVAQAVSAFCSGKFLYTTGSYIDVDGGFHIQRL